The following DNA comes from Poecilia reticulata strain Guanapo linkage group LG5, Guppy_female_1.0+MT, whole genome shotgun sequence.
catgtttttggactatgggagaaaacccacacagggagaacatgcaatcTCCAGGCAGAAAaggattcaaacccacaactttctttctgcaaggcaacagtgctaccagtTGTGTCACTGTGCAACCCTGATAAATGTCAGTCTAACTTATTTGAAAGTGTGGACTGCTCCCTTTAGGGAGGGTGCAGACGACAGTGTAGTGTTGTCGCAAATTCCTGCCGCAAGGGAAGTTGACCCACGTTTTTCCTAGTGTCATCAGAAATACTAATACATGTCCGTttaaggatggatggatggatggatggatggatggatggatggatggatggatggatggatggatggatggatggatggatggatggatggatggatggaNNNNNNNNNNNNNNNNNNNNNNNNNNNNNNNNNNNNNNNNNNNNNNNNNNNNNNNNNNNNNNNNNNNNNNNNNNNNNNNNNNNNNNNNNNNNNNNNNNNNNNNNNNNNNNNNNNNNNNNNNNNNNNNNNNNNNNNNNNNNNNNNNNNNNNNNNNNNNNNNNNNNNNNNNNNNNNNNNNNNNNNNNNNNNNNNNNNNNNNNNNNNNNNNNNNNNNNNNNNNNNNNNNNNNNNNNNNNNNNNNNNNNNNNNNNNNNNNNNNNNNNNNNNNNNNNNNNNNNNNNNNNNNNNNNNNNNNNNNNNNNNNNNNNNNNNNNNNNNNNNNNNNNNNNNNNNNNNNNNNNNNNNNNNNNNNNNNNNNNNNNNNNNNNNNNNNNNNNNNNNNNNNNNNNNNNNNNNNNNNNNNNNNNNNNNNNNNNNNNNNNNNNNNNNNNNNNNNNNNNNNNNNNNNNNNNNNNNNNNNNNNNNNNNNNNNNNNNNNNNNNNNNNNNNNNNNNNNNNNNNNNNNNNNNNNNNNNNNNNNNNNNNNNNNNNNNNNNNNNNNNNNNNNNNNNNNNNNNNNNNNNNNNNNNNNNNNNNNNNNNNNNNNNNNNNNNNNNNNNNNNNNNNNNNNNNNNNNNNNNNNNNNNNNNNNNNNNNNNNNNNNNNNNNNNNNNNNNNNNNNNNNNNNNNNNNNNNNNNNNNNNNNNNNNNNNNNNNNNNNNNNNNNNNNNNNNNNNNNNNNNNNNNNNNNNNNNNNNNNNNNNNNNNNNNNNNNNNNNNNNNNNNNNNNNNNNNNNNNNNNNNNNNNNNNNNNNNNNNNNNNNNNNNNNNNNNNNNNNNNNNNNNNNNNNNNNNNNNNNNNNNNNNNNNNNNNNNNNNNNNNNNNNNNNNNNNNNNNNNNNNNNNNNNNNNNNNNNNNNNNNNNNNNNNNNNNNNNNNNNNNNNNNNNNNNNNNNNNNNNNNNNNNNNNNNNNNNNNNNNNNNNNNNNNNNNNNNNNNNNNNNNNNNNNNNNNNNNNNNNNNNNNNNNNNNNNNNNNNNNNNNNNNNNNNNNNNNNNNNNNNNNNNNNNNNNNNNNNNNNNNNNNNNNNNNNNNNNNNNNNNNNNNNNNNNNtatgtgtgtgtgtgtgtgtgtgtgtgtatatgtatacgtatatgtatatgtatatgtgtgtatgtacaTTTACGGTGTAGAAGATAATGGCAGGTACATGCATTACAGTTGAATTGTCTGGACTTGGGGTTGAATGCTCctgctttaaaatgagaaaactgtAAACCAAAAAAGGAATGTTATTTGTTGTGTCATTTACAGCTTTGAAGATAAATGTTGATAATCTTGACAAATTGTGGTTACCTGAGAATTTAAACAATGTATTtccaatttaacaaaataaacaatctgaTAAgtgtttctttaagtttttattatgACATGttactgctgtcaatcactcaCAACTGTAATTCAGGTTCATTAACTATACAGAAATTAGCTCgcttaaaaaaaacctggtaAGTATCAGAAAGACTGCTTTAACTGTGCCAAACCTAACATCCCAGGCAAAATAAATGATCTTCAAAGCACCCAAAACTGCATATTTAAGAAATGAGAAGCACTGTCAAGTATTATCAAATTCAAaggagcaaaaagaaagaaaaaaacaaaacaataaattgttttaacaaAGCACCTGACCATACAAAACGGTAGAAAGTGCTCTAAATGACCAATATGCAAGCACACAAACAGTGGCATAAATGCCACAAACCTGGTTAAtgaaaaaggagacaaaaaagtaaatgcaagacaacaaaaattacaatttgattttaaaactgaGCTTTGTAACAAAGCAAAGAGTCACATTCTACACAAAAGATTTTGCTGTGTATAGAGAAAGAAAGCATTCTGATATGTTAACAGGAGACTTGTACAGAGTATTGAAGTAGCACTAAATACGGAAACAATGCAGTACAAATTTCCACGTTACTGTTGACATGACTTTTTCCAGCCAGTGGGGGGCGTTGTTCAGCTAAAATTCAGAAACCAACTGTCAGAAGTTAGAAAAGTTCCGTAGAAGGGTcacttggaaaaacaaagagattttaaatttgtttatttatttctcattttaacataaaaaactaTATAAGAAAAAATAGCTAACTGATCAAAAAAGAGTGGGGAAGTCAAATcaacaataaagtcaaaatagaCCTGCCATAAGTAAGcttaaaactttttactttgtaaaaggaAAAGTAGTTTGTCAACATACAGCAAATAGTGGGCCTGGATAAACACTTTTGAGTAAATTTCAAGGTCTGTAATTAATCAATTGCAATTCATTAccttttaaaggaaaatgctACAttgaaaaataagcaaaaattaagtttaaaaccCCTTTTTGATACcgaataattaattaaatggaCACATGAACTCAAcagcatttattgtttttaatcttttatttcagttattcaaccatcagattggtgcaaagtgcaATAATGTGCATTCAGATTTCAATGAATGCACATTCATTACCTGAATGAAGTTATCATTCAGGTAACTTCTCTGAAAGAAattcttctttagaaatgtgaacACTGACATTAAAGTTGGGGATGTCtgtgtttgctgctgtttgtttattgcaacacattttgaattgaaatggTATTTTAGCCTTGAATAGCTTCAATGATAGGTTAAATCACTTTTGGACAATGTGCAAACAACAATGGTCTTTTCCTTccagattgtttctttttttttatcgaaAATTAACCCCCAGTGGTCCAAGAGAAGGAGCATTGCTATCTATAGTTGTTGTTTGCAGATGTGACTTGTGCATCAGCTTTATATGTTTTACCGGTAATACAATGCAAAGGTTCCATCtatgtaagtaaaaaaaaaaaaaaagaagtcattaACTGCATTCAaacttttaacatgttaaaatctatgtaattaattattcaaaactAACAATTTACAGTCCTGGTActaataacaaacaaacaataagcaGTTTCTGTACAGGTAAAGGTCATTTTTCTAAAACCGAGAACACTGACTGTTTATTCAGGTGCAACAGACGAGACCTCTGTCTTCGATGTGGACACTTCGGAATCATCATCCATCTGTTTGCCAAAGAGTCTCATGATGCATGTGCGAAACTTTGAACGGAAGAATAGGATGAagattaaatacattaaaaataattgatatGCTCAGTGCAATAGATGTGACAACTGGACTGTTGTGCCCACCTGTCGGTTCATGAAGACATAGATAACAGGGTTGTAGATGGTGGCGCTTTTGGCAAAGTATGCAGGCATGGCAGCGGCTACAGGATGGAAGGCGTATCCGGGGTTGGCTGCGGCAAAGCAGGCGAAAGTGGCATATGGTCCCCAACAGAGACAGAAAGCCAGGATCATGACTATAACCATCCTGGACACTTCTCTTTCAGCCTTCTGGGTTGATTCACTATCTAGCTGCTGCATAGCAACCTGTAGTCAACAAAACATGAGGTCAGATTTGAACAAGCTTTCTTTAATGGtagaataaaactaaagtaacaGAAATCTGTCAAGGATAAAACTTACAGCACGGATGGCCAACCATACAGCCAGGTAGCACAAGATGATGATAGACAGAGGAATGATGCAGCATGTAATCACGAGGACAATCATGTAGGACTGGACTCCAGGGTCTTCACTTCCACTGAACACATCAGGTCCACAGGATGTTTTCAGTCCATGAGGCCAATACCTGATACAAGgaaatattttagcatttagcattaaACAAAGCTTGCTCTGCTGATTTTTGAGGATATAAACACTTCATAACCAGGAGATCCAGTAGATTACCATGTGGTGCCCGGCGCTGGGGGGGAGGGTAattgtttgttggtttgtttttattgatctgtacagcactttgagctgcttttagtatgaaggatgctttataaataaaattgattgattgattgattgattgattgattgattgattgattgattgattgattgattgattgattgattgattgattgattaccTGCTCCATCCAAAGATGGGAGGAGCGCACCACACTGCAGGCCAGACCCAGGAGAAAAGTATTCCAGCTGTGGCCCACTTGGCATCAAACTTGACATTTCCAAAGGGTTTGCACACAACTATCCATCTCTCCCAAGAGATGATAGTCAGGGACCAAAGCCCAGCAATTCCTGTGCACAGAAAAAAGGATGACGACATGATTCTTCTTTAGgtttagtttaaatttatttactgGTCTGGTACTTAGCATTGTGACAACTTACCACAAATTGAGACAACATAGCCTTCAAAGACACACATTGGGTGTCCCAGAATGAAATATCCAAAGAACTGGttgcacacactgatggtgCTGGCAAAGACTGTCTCTCCAAGATCAGCAATGGCAAGGTTGACCAAGATCCAGTTGAGAGGATGACGAAGTTTCTTGAACTTTGCTGTTGCCACCAAAACGAGGCCATTGGTGAAGACTGATAAAACGACCACGATACACATCCAGACCGTTGCAACATCGTAAACCCATCGAGGAGCGATGTGGTAGTTTGGTCCTTCAAAGGGATCTGCAAGCAAAGTCCGCGTCTTAGAATCTTAATCAAACGACATTGCAATTCAGAAGcatttgcctttttaaaacaacGTGTTTTTATGACTGTGACAGCCGACCCTACTGTCACACAGACCTGAAtggtaactgtttgttttgttcatccttaatattaatttagataTTAATTAGTGANNNNNNNNNNNNNNNNNNNNNNNNNNNNNNNNNNNNNNNNNNNNNNNNNNNNNNNNNNNNNNNNNNNNNNNNNNNNNNNNNNNNNNNNNNNNNNNNNNNNNNNNNNNNNNNNNNNNNNNNNNNNNNNNNNNNNNNNNNNNNNNNNNNNNNNNNNNNNNNNNNNNNNNNNNNNNNNNNNNNNNNNNNNNNNNNNNNNNNNNNNNNNNNNNNNNNNNNNNNNNNNNNNNNNNNNNNNNNNNNNNNNNNNNNNNNNNNNNNNNNNNNNNNNNNNNNNNNNNNNNNNNNNNNNNNNNNNNNNNNNNNNNNNNNNNNNNNNNNNNNNNNNNNNNNNNNNNNNNNNNNNNNNNNNNNNNNNNNNNNNNNNNNNNNNNNNNNNNNNNNNNNNNNNNNNNNNNNNNNNNNNNNNNNNNNNNNNNNNNNNNNNNNNNNNNNNNNNNNNNNNNNNNNNNNNNNNNNNNNNNNNNNNNNNNNNNNNNNNNNNNNNNNNNN
Coding sequences within:
- the LOC103465586 gene encoding red-sensitive opsin (The RefSeq protein has 1 substitution compared to this genomic sequence) translates to MSDDWRKQPFAARRHNEDTTRGSVFTYTNSNQTRDPFEGPNYHIAPRWVYDVATVWMCIVVVLSVFTNGLVLVATAKFKKLRHPLNWILVNLAIADLGETVFASTISVCNQFFGYFILGHPMCVFEGYVVSICGIAGLWSLTIISWERWIVVCKPFGKVKFDAKWATAGILFSWVWPAVWCAPPIFGWSRYWPHGLKTSCGPDVFSGSEDPGVQSYMIVLVITCCIIPLSIIILCYLAVWLAIRAVAMQQLDSESTQKAEREVSRMVIVMILAFCLCWGPYATFACFAAANPGYAFHPVAAAMPAYFAKSATIYNPVIYVFMNRQFRTCIMRLFGKQMDDDSEVSTSKTEVSSVAPE